A window of Tautonia plasticadhaerens contains these coding sequences:
- a CDS encoding GspE/PulE/PilB domain-containing protein: MEYRYLGTRGALNETSGEEPSASPPPPPPMGRASAGGWASGDSGSSLVRERAVLAGLMPVEVAFEQDVVPLEVEGEALVVGALDGDDIAKADKLSFSLARPVKLRQVGWHELRLKREALYGSPRRSRGQAVLASRTRSAPWSDDFFEADAVTASGRGGASTLSYSAGEDLDRPPGHAPVAPHEGRSGFLASIDTTKPLGGPAGMFLYTVEEGQRVLLRRSDGTMDVVVGPKRVWRGRNVFRAMTHHVAHPGDYLIIRYRDGRQEHLAGPSEVWFDPRAHQAIERQEALQLAAKEAVVVYSQKEGTGVVQRRVEYGPALFIPRPGEWLHTFSWHASRGGSKGVVKVPNGLVFQKLWLMPDQMYHDVTDVRTADDAVLTIRLMIFFELVDIDRMLDATHDPIGDFVNAASSDVVDFTGRHDFESFKRNTERLNELEAYRQLSGRASQCGYRINKVVYRGYGAAERLQQMHDQAIEARTRLQLDRATEQQAQDLENFRLDSQLARAGKRRGEQSSEVSHDLEIAAQKHEAQLRRSEAVAVAGRERRRLDAEQGRSLRALEDARRREHLASLRDLGVDLTAYLTQGRADRVIEVRGRGGDGATHVHLEPGPGPIAPPKREGPEAG, encoded by the coding sequence ATGGAGTATCGCTACCTCGGGACCCGGGGGGCGCTGAACGAGACCAGCGGCGAGGAGCCGTCGGCTTCTCCGCCACCCCCGCCACCCATGGGGAGGGCGTCGGCGGGGGGATGGGCGTCGGGCGATTCGGGGTCGAGTCTCGTCCGGGAGCGGGCCGTGCTGGCGGGCCTGATGCCGGTGGAGGTGGCCTTCGAGCAGGACGTGGTCCCCCTGGAGGTGGAGGGGGAGGCGCTGGTCGTCGGCGCCCTCGACGGGGACGACATCGCCAAGGCCGACAAGCTCTCGTTCAGCCTGGCCAGGCCGGTGAAGCTCCGGCAGGTGGGATGGCACGAGCTTCGGCTGAAGCGGGAGGCCCTCTATGGGAGCCCGAGGCGGTCCCGGGGACAGGCGGTGCTGGCGTCGAGGACGAGGTCCGCACCCTGGTCCGACGACTTCTTCGAGGCGGATGCGGTGACCGCGTCGGGGAGGGGCGGCGCGTCGACCCTCTCCTACTCCGCGGGCGAGGACCTGGATCGACCGCCCGGCCACGCCCCGGTCGCTCCCCACGAGGGCCGGTCGGGGTTCCTGGCGAGCATCGACACGACCAAACCTTTGGGAGGGCCGGCCGGCATGTTCCTCTACACGGTCGAGGAAGGGCAGCGCGTCCTGCTGAGGCGGTCGGACGGGACGATGGACGTCGTCGTCGGCCCGAAGCGGGTCTGGCGCGGTCGCAACGTGTTCCGGGCGATGACGCACCACGTCGCCCACCCGGGTGATTATCTGATCATCCGGTATCGGGACGGGCGGCAGGAGCACCTGGCCGGCCCTTCGGAGGTCTGGTTCGACCCGAGGGCGCACCAGGCGATCGAGCGGCAGGAGGCGCTGCAACTGGCCGCCAAGGAGGCGGTGGTCGTCTACAGCCAGAAGGAGGGGACCGGCGTGGTGCAGCGGAGGGTCGAGTACGGCCCGGCGCTGTTCATCCCCAGGCCGGGGGAGTGGCTGCACACGTTCTCCTGGCACGCCTCGAGGGGCGGGTCGAAGGGCGTGGTCAAGGTGCCCAACGGGCTGGTCTTCCAGAAGCTCTGGTTGATGCCGGACCAGATGTATCACGACGTGACCGACGTCCGCACAGCCGACGACGCCGTGCTGACGATCCGCCTGATGATCTTCTTCGAGCTGGTCGACATCGACCGGATGCTCGACGCCACCCACGACCCGATCGGCGACTTCGTCAACGCCGCCTCCAGCGACGTGGTCGACTTCACCGGCCGTCACGACTTCGAGTCGTTCAAGCGGAACACCGAACGCCTGAACGAGCTGGAGGCCTATCGCCAGCTCTCGGGCCGGGCAAGCCAGTGCGGCTACCGGATCAACAAGGTCGTCTATCGGGGCTACGGCGCGGCCGAGCGGCTCCAGCAGATGCACGACCAGGCGATCGAGGCCCGGACCCGATTGCAGCTGGATCGGGCCACCGAGCAGCAGGCGCAGGACCTGGAGAACTTCCGGCTCGACAGCCAGCTCGCCAGGGCCGGGAAGCGCCGGGGGGAACAGTCGTCGGAGGTCTCGCACGACCTGGAGATCGCCGCACAGAAGCACGAGGCCCAACTGAGGCGGTCGGAGGCCGTCGCCGTGGCGGGCCGGGAGCGGCGACGGCTCGACGCCGAGCAGGGCCGGTCGCTCCGGGCCCTGGAAGACGCCCGGAGGCGGGAGCACCTGGCCTCGCTCAGGGACCTGGGCGTGGACCTGACGGCCTATCTCACCCAGGGCCGGGCCGATCGGGTCATCGAGGTCCGGGGCCGGGGCGGCGACGGCGCGACCCACGTCCACCTGGAGCCGGGCCCGGGCCCGATCGCCCCCCCCAAAAGGGAAGGGCCCGAGGCGGGTTGA
- a CDS encoding phage holin family protein, which yields MVHQKTLTFFGVEVPDSLQGSLTELGHDVLTLADLQARLAQADLNETVKEAKVPAIGLIAGLVVLLCSVPVALVGLAELVTWAGWLPRFGAYLAVSGGAAVLAGLVSWLCLRSVLGSGRAFDRSRQELRRNIHWITQVASEGGNLRLRQPQHWSRYRQG from the coding sequence ATGGTTCATCAAAAGACGTTGACCTTCTTTGGCGTCGAGGTGCCCGACAGCCTCCAGGGCAGCCTCACCGAGCTGGGGCACGACGTCCTCACCCTGGCCGACCTCCAGGCCCGCCTCGCCCAGGCCGACCTGAACGAGACGGTCAAGGAGGCGAAGGTCCCGGCCATCGGCCTGATCGCGGGCCTGGTCGTGCTGCTCTGCTCCGTGCCGGTCGCCCTGGTCGGCCTCGCCGAGCTGGTCACCTGGGCCGGATGGCTCCCCCGCTTCGGCGCCTACCTCGCCGTCTCCGGCGGCGCGGCGGTGCTCGCCGGGCTCGTCTCCTGGCTCTGCCTCCGATCGGTCCTCGGCAGCGGCCGGGCCTTCGACCGCTCCCGCCAGGAGTTGAGGCGCAACATCCACTGGATCACCCAGGTCGCCTCCGAGGGCGGCAACCTCCGCCTCCGGCAGCCCCAGCACTGGTCTCGGTATCGCCAAGGTTGA
- a CDS encoding CsbD family protein, translated as MNAQTLQGHWNEIKGQLKSKYGQLTDQDLEFAEGNVDQLVGNIQRKTGESRESIERHLDTLINKGSAGVAAAGERLQGAAHYAADHLRSGYDSAQQSFYDQYGQAEDMVRSNPMQSVGTAFGVGVLVGVTLGLLLRQR; from the coding sequence ATGAATGCCCAGACGCTTCAAGGCCACTGGAACGAGATCAAGGGCCAGCTGAAGTCCAAGTACGGCCAGCTGACCGACCAGGACCTCGAATTCGCCGAGGGGAACGTCGACCAGCTGGTCGGCAACATCCAGCGCAAGACCGGCGAGTCCCGGGAGTCGATCGAGCGCCACCTGGACACGCTGATCAACAAGGGCTCGGCCGGCGTGGCCGCCGCGGGCGAGCGGCTCCAGGGCGCCGCCCACTACGCCGCCGACCACCTGCGCAGCGGCTACGACTCGGCCCAGCAGTCGTTCTACGACCAGTACGGCCAGGCCGAGGACATGGTCCGCAGCAACCCCATGCAGTCCGTCGGCACCGCCTTCGGCGTGGGCGTGCTGGTCGGCGTCACGCTCGGCCTGCTGCTCCGCCAGCGCTGA
- a CDS encoding rhamnulokinase: MATTRYYLALDLGAESGRGLLGRFDGRHLTLEEIHRFPNGPVRLFDSLHWDLPRLFDEIKVALRKAASGGAKPEGIGLDTWGVDFGLIGRGDTILGNPVHYRDPRTEGMIELACSMVPRERIYEVTGLQFMPINTVYQLLAMKQAGSPLLDCAETMLMMPDLLGWLLTGRRAGELTDASTTQLLDARAGAWSDELCEGLGLPRHILPELIAPGSVLGTLRSPVAEETGLPADTPVIVPATHDTGSAVVAVPAAGKGPGSAPDWCYLSSGTWSLMGVEVARPIITEATYRYNFTNEGGVDGTSRLLKNIMGLWLVQECRRTWARSGREYSYEDLIPQAEAAPAFRSLVDPDHPSFLPPGDMPSRIASYCRDTGQPVPDGEGAFVRCALESLALKYRWVVERLEEVTGTPIATIHIVGGGARNALLNQFTADATGRPVLAGPVEATAIGNLLMQARARGRIGSLAELREVVARSFPVTTYEPSESGAWQDAVGRFGALVPGRG; this comes from the coding sequence ATGGCGACGACACGCTATTACCTCGCCCTGGACCTGGGCGCCGAGAGCGGCCGGGGCCTGCTGGGCCGGTTCGACGGCCGGCACCTGACCCTGGAGGAGATCCACCGCTTCCCCAACGGCCCGGTCCGGCTGTTCGACTCGCTGCACTGGGACCTCCCCCGGCTGTTCGACGAGATCAAGGTCGCCCTCCGCAAGGCCGCCTCCGGGGGGGCGAAGCCCGAGGGGATCGGCCTGGACACCTGGGGCGTCGACTTCGGCCTGATCGGCCGGGGCGACACGATCCTCGGCAACCCGGTCCACTACCGGGATCCCCGGACCGAGGGGATGATCGAGCTGGCCTGCTCGATGGTCCCCCGCGAGCGGATCTACGAGGTCACCGGCCTGCAGTTCATGCCCATCAACACCGTCTACCAGCTGCTGGCGATGAAGCAGGCGGGCTCCCCCCTGCTCGACTGCGCCGAGACGATGCTGATGATGCCCGACCTGCTCGGCTGGCTGCTCACCGGGCGTCGGGCGGGCGAGCTGACCGACGCCTCGACCACGCAACTGCTCGACGCCCGGGCCGGTGCCTGGTCGGACGAGCTGTGCGAGGGGCTCGGCCTGCCCCGGCACATCCTGCCCGAGCTGATCGCCCCGGGCAGCGTGCTCGGCACGCTCCGATCCCCGGTCGCCGAGGAGACGGGCCTGCCGGCCGACACGCCGGTGATCGTCCCCGCGACGCACGACACCGGCAGCGCCGTGGTCGCCGTGCCCGCCGCGGGCAAGGGGCCGGGGTCGGCGCCGGACTGGTGCTACCTCAGCTCGGGGACGTGGTCGCTGATGGGCGTGGAGGTGGCGAGGCCGATCATCACCGAAGCGACGTATCGGTACAATTTCACCAACGAGGGGGGCGTGGACGGCACCTCCCGGCTGCTGAAGAACATCATGGGCCTGTGGCTGGTGCAGGAGTGCCGGCGGACCTGGGCGCGATCGGGCCGGGAATACTCGTATGAAGACCTGATCCCCCAGGCCGAGGCGGCGCCGGCCTTCCGCTCCCTGGTCGACCCGGACCACCCCTCCTTCCTGCCCCCCGGGGACATGCCGTCGAGGATCGCCTCCTACTGCCGGGACACCGGCCAGCCGGTCCCCGACGGCGAGGGGGCGTTCGTCCGCTGCGCCCTGGAGAGCCTGGCCTTGAAGTACCGCTGGGTGGTCGAGCGGCTGGAGGAGGTCACCGGCACCCCGATCGCGACCATCCACATCGTCGGCGGGGGGGCCCGCAACGCCCTGCTCAACCAGTTCACCGCCGACGCCACCGGTCGCCCCGTGCTGGCCGGGCCGGTCGAGGCGACCGCGATCGGCAACCTGCTCATGCAGGCCCGGGCCCGCGGCCGGATCGGCTCGCTCGCCGAATTACGCGAGGTCGTCGCCCGATCGTTCCCGGTTACGACGTATGAACCGAGCGAGTCGGGCGCCTGGCAGGACGCGGTCGGCCGGTTCGGGGCGCTGGTCCCCGGCCGGGGCTGA
- a CDS encoding alpha/beta hydrolase family protein, with amino-acid sequence MMTRIGTLALAWIGLALAPTIAPAADPPDREAVASAIDRMVLERGTPMDDVRAFVAPRIARMPDVDSEASWTEAAARIRSEVLDRVVFRGEASGWRDAETKVEWLDEVEGGPGYRIKKLRYEALPGFWIPALLYEPDRIDGKAPVVLNVNGHDAQGKAAPYKQVRCINLAKRGILALNAEWIGMGQLRSDGNQHGLINAIDLCGSGGIATHYLAMTRALDLLLDHPQADPTRVGVTGLSGGGWQTIFVSALDERVTLTDPVAGYSSFLTRIEYLSDLGDSEQTPCDLALVADYTHLTALLAPRPALLTFNQKDNCCFASPHAMPPLVEAAAPIYSLFDREANLRVHVNLDPGTHNYEQDNRQALYRLIGDHWFADDPDYDPAEIPSDPEVKAAEDLNVPLPDDTLDLRRLALSLAESLPKADDQEPDDRRSALKAIVRPIEGDVAMDAVSSVPGDGFSATTFRLLLADSWSVPAVRLEPTGAEAPTETVLLLADGGRGETVDAAVAHLAEGKRVVAVDPFYFGEAKPAERDYLWALMIASVGERPIGVQVGGLLAAARAFRPSDSDPAPTIEAIGPRSGVVALVAAALAPEAVSGVTLHRPMASLKEILDEGRTFEDAPELYCFGLLESFDLPQIEAMVAPRPVERVEAGE; translated from the coding sequence ATGATGACTCGGATCGGAACCCTCGCCCTCGCGTGGATCGGCCTCGCCCTCGCCCCGACGATCGCCCCGGCGGCCGACCCGCCGGACCGGGAGGCAGTCGCCTCGGCGATCGACCGGATGGTCCTCGAACGCGGCACGCCGATGGACGACGTCCGCGCCTTCGTCGCGCCCAGGATCGCACGGATGCCCGACGTCGACTCCGAAGCCTCCTGGACCGAGGCCGCCGCCCGGATCCGCTCCGAGGTGCTCGACCGCGTCGTCTTCCGGGGCGAGGCGTCGGGCTGGCGGGACGCCGAGACGAAGGTCGAATGGCTCGACGAGGTCGAGGGCGGCCCCGGCTATCGCATCAAGAAACTCCGCTACGAGGCGTTGCCCGGCTTCTGGATCCCGGCCCTGCTGTACGAGCCGGATCGCATCGACGGCAAGGCGCCCGTCGTCCTCAACGTCAACGGCCACGACGCCCAGGGGAAGGCGGCCCCCTACAAGCAGGTCCGCTGCATCAACCTGGCCAAGCGGGGCATCCTCGCCCTGAACGCCGAGTGGATCGGCATGGGCCAGCTCCGATCCGACGGCAACCAGCACGGCCTGATCAACGCGATCGACCTCTGCGGTTCCGGCGGGATCGCCACCCACTACCTCGCCATGACCCGGGCCCTCGACCTGCTGCTCGACCACCCCCAGGCCGACCCGACCCGGGTCGGCGTCACCGGCCTCTCGGGGGGCGGCTGGCAGACGATCTTCGTCAGCGCGCTGGACGAGCGCGTCACCCTCACCGACCCCGTCGCCGGCTATTCCAGCTTCCTGACCCGGATCGAATACCTCTCCGACCTCGGGGACTCGGAGCAGACCCCCTGCGACCTCGCCCTCGTGGCCGACTACACCCACCTGACCGCCCTGCTCGCTCCCAGGCCCGCCCTGCTCACCTTCAACCAGAAGGACAACTGCTGCTTCGCCTCCCCCCACGCGATGCCCCCGCTGGTGGAAGCCGCCGCGCCGATCTACTCCCTGTTCGACCGCGAGGCCAACCTCCGGGTCCACGTCAACCTCGACCCCGGCACCCACAATTACGAGCAGGACAACCGCCAGGCCCTCTACCGCCTCATCGGCGACCACTGGTTCGCCGACGACCCCGACTACGACCCCGCCGAAATCCCGAGCGACCCGGAGGTGAAGGCCGCGGAAGACTTGAATGTCCCGCTGCCCGACGACACCCTCGACCTGAGGAGGCTCGCGCTGAGCCTCGCCGAATCGCTGCCGAAGGCCGACGACCAGGAGCCCGACGACCGCCGATCGGCCCTCAAGGCGATCGTCCGGCCGATCGAGGGGGACGTGGCGATGGACGCCGTCTCCAGCGTCCCGGGAGACGGGTTCTCGGCGACGACCTTCCGCCTCCTCCTGGCCGACTCGTGGTCCGTCCCGGCCGTCCGGCTGGAGCCGACCGGGGCCGAGGCCCCGACCGAGACGGTCCTGCTGCTCGCCGACGGCGGCCGGGGAGAGACGGTCGACGCGGCCGTCGCCCACCTGGCCGAGGGCAAGCGGGTGGTCGCGGTCGACCCCTTCTACTTCGGCGAGGCGAAGCCTGCCGAGCGGGACTACCTCTGGGCCCTGATGATCGCCTCGGTGGGCGAACGCCCGATCGGCGTCCAGGTCGGCGGCCTGCTCGCCGCCGCCCGGGCCTTCCGCCCCTCCGACTCGGATCCCGCCCCCACGATCGAGGCGATCGGCCCCCGGTCCGGCGTGGTCGCGCTGGTCGCCGCCGCCCTGGCCCCCGAGGCGGTCTCCGGCGTCACCCTCCACCGGCCGATGGCCAGCCTCAAAGAGATCCTCGACGAGGGCCGGACCTTCGAGGACGCCCCCGAGCTGTACTGCTTCGGCCTGCTGGAGTCGTTCGACCTGCCCCAGATCGAGGCGATGGTCGCGCCGAGGCCCGTCGAGCGGGTCGAGGCGGGGGAATGA
- a CDS encoding YybH family protein encodes MSTLVLTLALLGLSPLPRSQEPQEPGAVGLAGQFADAFNRADATALAALFAPEAELVDEEGNLYRGREEISEILGRFFEAFPGASVSREVEEVRPVGPSLAIEDGVMTITSEGGETARNRYLAVLVKGEGGWRIASMRQVAEEAPPTPRDFLEPLAWLVGDWVSEGADVEVALSFRWSEDGNYLLGSYTIEAEGEASLATNQRIGWDAADQVIRSWNFDSDGGFSEGRWSTDGSAWVVKSELVLPEGLTGSATFYLSPVDEGHFVWSALDRVVAGEVRPDVEVTIVRTPPAPQE; translated from the coding sequence ATGAGCACCCTCGTCCTGACGCTGGCCCTGCTGGGCCTCTCCCCCCTGCCCCGGTCGCAAGAGCCTCAGGAGCCCGGGGCCGTCGGGCTCGCCGGGCAATTCGCCGACGCCTTCAATCGGGCCGACGCCACCGCCCTCGCGGCCCTGTTCGCCCCCGAAGCGGAGCTGGTCGACGAGGAGGGGAACCTCTACCGGGGCCGGGAGGAGATCTCCGAAATCCTCGGCCGATTTTTCGAGGCCTTCCCCGGCGCGTCCGTGAGCCGGGAGGTCGAGGAGGTCCGCCCGGTCGGCCCGTCGCTGGCCATCGAGGACGGGGTGATGACGATCACCTCCGAGGGGGGAGAGACGGCCCGCAACCGCTACCTCGCCGTGCTCGTGAAGGGCGAGGGCGGCTGGCGGATCGCCAGCATGAGGCAGGTGGCCGAGGAGGCGCCGCCGACCCCACGGGACTTCCTCGAGCCGCTGGCCTGGCTCGTCGGCGACTGGGTCAGCGAGGGGGCCGACGTGGAGGTCGCGCTCTCATTCCGATGGTCCGAGGACGGCAACTACCTGCTGGGCAGCTACACGATCGAGGCCGAGGGGGAGGCTTCGCTGGCCACCAACCAGCGGATCGGCTGGGACGCCGCCGACCAGGTCATCCGCTCCTGGAACTTCGACTCCGACGGCGGCTTCTCCGAGGGCCGATGGTCGACCGACGGCTCGGCCTGGGTGGTCAAGAGCGAGCTGGTGCTGCCGGAGGGCCTGACCGGCTCGGCGACCTTCTACCTCTCGCCGGTGGACGAGGGCCACTTCGTCTGGAGTGCCCTCGACCGCGTCGTCGCCGGCGAGGTCCGGCCGGATGTCGAGGTGACGATCGTCCGGACCCCGCCCGCCCCGCAGGAATGA